The Blastocatellia bacterium genome includes the window TCTCGGAAGCGCGACTTCAGGAGCTGCAAGCGTTGGTCAACTACAACAAAGCAATTGCCGACCTGCAACGGGTGATGTCAACCACGCTGACGACCCACAATGTGGAAATCTCACCGCGGCTGGATAGATGATCTTGGCCAACGGCAGCCAATGGAGACATAAAACCGGTGGCGTTCATTGGCTGCCTTGGCGGATAATCTCCCCGTGAAGATTTCGGTCACTATCATCACCAAAAATGAAGAAGACCGCATCGCCGACGCCCTCGCTTCGGTCACTTGGGCTGATGAAATCATTGTTGTGGATGCCGAGAGCACAGACCGCACAGTGGAAATTGCCCGTCGCTATACTGACCGCGTCATCGTTCGTCCATGGCCGGGCTACGCAGCCCAAAAGACCTTCGCCGACCAGCAGGCGTCGCACGAGTGGGTCTTGAGTATTGACGCTGACGAACGTGTTTCGCCGCAACTTCGCCAAGCGATTGAACAACTCAAACACGAAGGCCCGCAATACGACGGCTATCGCATGGCGCGACGCGCTTGGTATCTGGGGCGCTGGATCAACCATTCGGGCTGGTATCCCGATTATCAACTGCGGCTCTATCGGCGTGACCGCGCGCGCTGGCACGGCGACTACGTTCATGAATCGGTCCAGCTTGAGGGCCGCGTTGGAACGCTCCGCGGCGATCTTTGGCACTTGACGCGTCGCAGCCTGGCCGAACATCACGAGGTGCTCGGACGCTATACCACGCTGGCCGCCGAGGGCGATTTCGCCCAAGGGAAAACGGCTGGATTGCTTGATCTCCTGTTGAGACCGCCGCTGACTTTTCTGCGCAGTTACATTCTCAAGCAAGGCTTTCGGGATGGCATTCCAGGACTCATCATCGCCATGTTTGCCGCTTATTACGTCTTCCTGAAACAGGCCAAGCTGTGGGAGAAGCAACATGGCCCTGAGAGATCACGGCTCAAACCGGAAGCTGATTTTCAGTCTGAAGCCTGAGGGTTTGATCTCTGAAAGTCCGAGGTCTGAACTCTACTCGTATCTGAGCGCTTCAATGGGATCAAGCCGCGCCGCTTTGTTCGCCGGATAAAGGCCGAAGAAAAGTCCTACAGCAACTGAAACGAGAAACGCCATCACCACCCAGAAGATTGATAAAGAAGTCGGCAAATCGGGAAAAGCCCACCGCACCAACGCGCTGACGACGGCTCCGAGCGCAATTCCCAACACGCCGCCGACGCCCGTCAGCGTCACCGATTCGATGAGAAACTGTCGCAGAATATCACCCCGACGCGCGCCCACCGCTTTGCGCACGCCGATCTCACGCGTGCGTTCGGTGACAGAGACCAACATGATGTTCATCACGCCAATGCCACCGACGAGCAAGCCAATGGACGAGATCACCAGCGTCAAGATAACCAGCGCGCCGGTCATTTGATCCCACAACTCGGTGTATATGTCGGGAGTGACCGTCTCAAAATCGTTGGGCTTATCAGCCGGCACGCCACGCAGCCGGCGCAGCACTTCAATCGTTTGTTGGCGAGCCTCTTCAAACGTCCGTTGGTCGCGGACTTTGACGGCGATGAACGTCTCTTCCAGGTCTGGATTTAATTTCACAAATGTGCTCAGCGGAATGTGAATGAATTGATCGAGACTGGGACCGCCGAACAAGCCTTTATCTTCTTTGAGCGTGCCGATGACTTCAAACAATTTGCCGTTGACAGTGATCTCTTTGCCAAGCGGATCGGAGTGAGGAAAGAGCTCAGCGCGAATGGCATGACCGATGACGCAGACTTGACGCCGATGGGCCATATCCACTTCGTTGATGAACCGGCCATCTTCGACGACGACGGCTTGGATCACCTGCTCATATTCGGGCTCGACGCCGCGCAGGAAGGTCCCACGCATCGTCTGGCCTTTGTAACTCACCTGATTGGGCTGTCCCCAGTAGATGGTGCGCGTGCGCATCGGCGTCGCGTAGTGCACCAGCGGGCAGCGTTGCACAATCGCCTGGGCGTCCTCCAAGCGAAGATGTTTGCGCAAGCGGATTTCTTCAGGTATGTCGCCAAATCGCACAGCCGGTATGCGGGTGACGAAGAAGACTTGCGATCCGAGCTTTTCGACCAGCGCCGCTACGTGCGCGTTTAACCCATGAATCACCGCAGCCACGGCGACGACCGTCATCACGCCGATGATCACACCCAGGATCGTCAAGCCAGCCCGCAGCTTTTGCGAGCGAATCGCGCTGAGCGCCAGCGCCACTGGTTCCTTGATATTGTTCATCCGGTGAGTCTGCATAGCTCTTTGCTTAGTCACTCGCGCCGTAGCGCATCAACAGGGTCCAGGAGGGCGGCTCGCTGCGCTGGATAGATGCCGAATATCAACCCAATCGTCAATGACACCACCACGCCGACAACAATCGCCTGAGGCTGTACCACGGCCGGAAATGGCGTGAACCGGTTGATCAACAGGGCGGCGGCAAATCCCAAGCTAATGCCGATCAATCCGCCCATCAAGCACAGGGTCAACGACTCAAAGAAAAATTGCTGCAGGATGTCCAGCCGACGCGCGCCGATGGATTTGCGCAAGCCGATTTCACGCGTGCGTTCAGCGACCGTCACCAACATAATGTTCATGATGACAATGCCGCCAACCACGGCGGACAACAGCCCAATGATGACAAAGGCAATGAAAAAGGCTTGGCTCATGTCGTTCCACATCGAGGTCAGCGACTCGGCGGTCGTGATATAAAACGTGTCACGTTCGTTATAAGGGACATGCCGCCGGGTTCGCAAAATCAAGCGAGC containing:
- a CDS encoding ABC transporter permease, translated to MNNIKEPVALALSAIRSQKLRAGLTILGVIIGVMTVVAVAAVIHGLNAHVAALVEKLGSQVFFVTRIPAVRFGDIPEEIRLRKHLRLEDAQAIVQRCPLVHYATPMRTRTIYWGQPNQVSYKGQTMRGTFLRGVEPEYEQVIQAVVVEDGRFINEVDMAHRRQVCVIGHAIRAELFPHSDPLGKEITVNGKLFEVIGTLKEDKGLFGGPSLDQFIHIPLSTFVKLNPDLEETFIAVKVRDQRTFEEARQQTIEVLRRLRGVPADKPNDFETVTPDIYTELWDQMTGALVILTLVISSIGLLVGGIGVMNIMLVSVTERTREIGVRKAVGARRGDILRQFLIESVTLTGVGGVLGIALGAVVSALVRWAFPDLPTSLSIFWVVMAFLVSVAVGLFFGLYPANKAARLDPIEALRYE
- a CDS encoding glycosyltransferase family 2 protein; this encodes MKISVTIITKNEEDRIADALASVTWADEIIVVDAESTDRTVEIARRYTDRVIVRPWPGYAAQKTFADQQASHEWVLSIDADERVSPQLRQAIEQLKHEGPQYDGYRMARRAWYLGRWINHSGWYPDYQLRLYRRDRARWHGDYVHESVQLEGRVGTLRGDLWHLTRRSLAEHHEVLGRYTTLAAEGDFAQGKTAGLLDLLLRPPLTFLRSYILKQGFRDGIPGLIIAMFAAYYVFLKQAKLWEKQHGPERSRLKPEADFQSEA